The nucleotide sequence CATTGTGCAGGACGATCGCAGTGCGCCATTAATTGGCACCCTCCATGGCTTTTATGGCGTAGGTGCACTGCTGGGGCCCGCGATCGCCACCACCTTGATGGCTGCCGGGTACGACTGGCGACAGGTGTATCTGGCCTTAGCCAGCTTGGTAGGACTGTTGGGCGTAGCGGTAGGGGCAGCTCTGTTCTGTCGATATCCGCCCTTACTCCATCGCAATCTTACAGGATCCACAACAGCCTGGAGAACCCTAAAGCGATCGCTCAAAGTTCCAGTGGTGCTGCTTTCAGGGCTATTTTTGCTAATTTATATCGGTATTGAAGCAGGGCTAGGCAACTGGGCCTATACAGTACAGGTGCTAGCCCGATCGACCCCCGAACTGGTAGCGGGGTATAGCGTCAGTGCCTACTGGCTGGGCCTAACCCTGGGGCGATTTCTACTGGGATATTGTCTGACCTGGCTGGGGGCAGTGCGCACCCTTAGCGTTTCATTACTCACGCTGCTGCTAGGGCTAATGGCATGGTGGCAACTGCCAGGCCAATGGGTGAGCCTGCCGCTGATTGGGTTTGCCCTAGCGCCGATCTTTCCTGCCACAATCTGGCTAATTCCCAAACGCCTACCCGCTGCTCTCGTGCCCGCCGCCATTGGATTTACCACCAGTGCGGCAAGCTTTGGGGCAGCGCTGATTCCCACGGGCATCGGCTGGATTGCAGATTGGGCAGGGCTGGCGGCCATTCCGGCGCTGCTGCTACCCTTGGCGATCGCCCTGGTAGGTCTGCATCACTGGCTGGTGCGGCTGTCTCGGGGGCGACTGGCCCGACTGGCCTCTCGTCCTGGGAAGCAATGACCCTCATATCAGATTCTGATCTGA is from Candidatus Obscuribacterales bacterium and encodes:
- a CDS encoding MFS transporter, with product MPVSSVPPWWIGIAISYYAFIAIGITEAGLGVLLPSILVDYDLTPATVTLLFVSQISGYILAALMSSIISHRLGLGAMLLLASGALTLALIVYGRSPLWSIMVVMGALLGLGIGLIDAGVNTAIVQDDRSAPLIGTLHGFYGVGALLGPAIATTLMAAGYDWRQVYLALASLVGLLGVAVGAALFCRYPPLLHRNLTGSTTAWRTLKRSLKVPVVLLSGLFLLIYIGIEAGLGNWAYTVQVLARSTPELVAGYSVSAYWLGLTLGRFLLGYCLTWLGAVRTLSVSLLTLLLGLMAWWQLPGQWVSLPLIGFALAPIFPATIWLIPKRLPAALVPAAIGFTTSAASFGAALIPTGIGWIADWAGLAAIPALLLPLAIALVGLHHWLVRLSRGRLARLASRPGKQ